In Silurus meridionalis isolate SWU-2019-XX unplaced genomic scaffold, ASM1480568v1 Scaffold617, whole genome shotgun sequence, the genomic stretch CTaattgaaagatttttttcctaCCTTGTTTTTTCTTgggtttctttagtttttttaggtCAATTTTAGCATAAGTCACATCACTCGGTCCAGCAGCAGCATCTGTAAAAGATTACAGAAACGTTATCATTCTTCATGTTTGTGTCATAATCTCATAGCAAACTTCTAAAAATCACATACAACCAGTTACAAACATTTCTCCAACTTTTAGAATATACGCACAAATGTTCACAATGATCAGATAGATTGatacacacaaaatgtatttgtataaaagTAAGTAAAGACAGTTAGCAGATGTAATAACATCACAATGCTGCTAGTTTCAGTTTGTGCAGATGCGTCAGATTCACATTCGATAATTAGTTCGGCCATTtccacttcttctccctgcaGCTCACCGTAGTTTTATGTTATGAAGCATAATGTAATGAAGCAGCCAGCTAGATGCTAGATAATGAGCTAGTTTATGCTTCAACATTAACCACATACTAGACAACAACAAAGAACTTTCAGTGCATCTGATAAATCAGTTTTCAGCAGAAGGAGCCACATAAATGTCATAATtgctttatgatttttttatttatttatttatttttaaacattggtGAGATTACAAGGACATCTGTTGTATACATGTGTAAATTCCACACTTTATtaccaaaataaattaatagcgATGTTCACAGATATCTACTGTCTTTAGTTTGAGTGATTcagaaatgataataatattgaaCTGATTACTGAAATTCAAACACATAATGTCTTAAAACAGTGTCTTTATGTTACCTACAGTACTGCATGTCTCAGTTCTCATTTCTACTCTATTAAATTTGGCCAAAATCTTGTGGATTGTTGGTATTAGTCCAGATTTGTTGAAGGCCGTCCAGTTACAGGAATGATATctcacatctgtgtgtgtgtgtgtgtcaatgtgcATTTACAGAATATATGACGATATAATTATAGATTATTAAGTGAAATAATAATTACcacaaagaaatataaaaatacaatattgttAACTACTTATACAATGCACACATCATGCAGGCCCTGTGGATATCTAAACAACTTTAAAGCTTTTATGCACTAACGGAGGTGCTACAATATATCAGTGTTTAAATAACTATAATActgatataaatgtacattgaTAAAAAGACATTAAAGGTAACTAATGTGATTTAGGCAACATGTAATtctttttacaaattaaatgtaaaaactgtCAAAAATGTCACAAAAGCTTAGTTTATGCATTTATGCAGTCAAATGATATACATAGTTACTTACAGTGTGCTGCAGGCACAAGCAATAAACTCCTAAAACCTAAAAACTACTCTTTTTGTCTGCTATAAACTTCACAAGTGAAACAGTTTCACTTTGTTTCCTGTTTTCTACACCAAACTCAGGGAGAAGCTTGGAACAGTCTATTTCTTGCAGAACAGGGGTGACTAGAAGAGTGCATGCTCAGAAAGGGGGGTTTAGACTAGATTACATTAGATTAgtttcaactttattgtcaatGTGCAGAGTAaagtacagagccaatgaaatgcagttagcatctaaccagaactgcaaatagcaatgtatataaataaatctaatataaatatataaatatattaatatacattacatattatagtaaaaaattaatatatataaaaaaaaaaatgcaagtgaTCATAACAGTGGGTCACTGGTTTACCACTCTAAATGTAATACTGAATGTAGGGTAAATTTCTATGTTTGCTAAGACAATACATTTGGagaagtggtggctcagtggttaagatgttggattcTGAAtaaaaggtcacaagtttaattTTCAAcatcatcaagctgccactgctgggctgcTGAGCAGGACCTtcaccctcaactgctcaattctgttacattttatttgtagtaCACGTTTATCAGTGAACATCGTCCCAAAGCAGAAAATAGAAGTAAATAGATTAcgaaatacattttcatttaaaaccagTCCATGTAAGTTTATCACTAATAACCGAGCCAGTGGCAGCAGTTGTGAGGAAAACCTCCGTGAgctggtatgaggaagaaaccttaaaaagAACCAGATTCAGAAGGAagccatcctcatttgggtgaccccaaatgtccattcattatagtttcatcacTGTAGAGGTtttaactgttcactgatggagactcgagtgcaaactgtagtcctaagccattgtgtttacattaatcacagtccaaatctaaattcagttgtataaatgagatcattgcaagtcactctggataaaagcatcttccaaatgccacaaatgtaaatatgtggagagagaatatattttctttgagcAGATCTTACCTTCATCTGTGTTTTGCTTCAGTTCTGAGTACACAGTATCATCTCCCTTACTGCTCTTTCCTAATGGCAACAGTAACTGATTTAGTATTCGCTAAGATAAAACacacttttcatatttttgttctatgaattttacacatttactgtacatttaaattttttacattctaTTATTTTCACTGTAGTTCCTGAAAAATCATGGATGTTGCTGCATACTATGCTTTAAGATGAATAAGTAGAAAAGAATTGAAGTtataattaaaatctaaattatTAGCTATGTTGCActgtaaacaaaaaacttttagtCCTACcttgtttcatctttggtttCTTTTGGTTTTTCAATTCAATGTCAGCATAAATCACATCACTTGGTCCTGCACCAGCATCTATAGAAGATTATAAACACAGtgttattttatcatttatgtcTGTATCAGAATCATTTCACAAAGTTCTAAAATGACTGCATATACTGCTGCAAAAATcctcaaatcaaataaaaataaaatgcaattccacTCGCCTCTATACAGACTCTCCACGGCACTACCAATGTTTTATTGTTGCCAACTTAATCAGGCTCACAGtcccttctttaaaaaaataattctgcaATTACATTGTATCAGAAGAGCTATATGAGGCGTTGCAAATGCAAAGAGATAATATGCTAACATAGAACACAGTAGATTCTTCATAGAGTAGCAAGCAGAAGCTAAAATATTTGTTGTAGTGAAGCACTTTAGTTTTTTGGTAAATTATGATCCTGAAGTGCAGCAAGTTGTCGACCAAATCATTTCATTGTGCCAAATCCCAAAGTGTGAGTATAATACAAGTGCATTTAACATAAAACATGGACACAGCATGTTTACAGTTTACAAACTTTCTGCTGTATTCAGGCAGCTTTTTCTTTGCTGAACACATTTCTGTGATGATGAAGAGGTTTATACTTTGTATACTTTgtgttcaaaaacacacacttacagctACAGTATGTGATGTTGCACAATGTGACAGCAGTATAATCGCCATTCATCTTACAGGTCGTCATGTGAGACACATCAGTAACAGCTTAGCCAAATACATGCTTAAAAAGCATACATACAACTTTCATTTTTAAACTCTTAgcaggttattattattattattattattattattgaaataattttAACATGGTCATTATTGTGTTTTAGTTAATGTTCAGTTGTAATGTAGAATATgttaataaattgtaaataaatacacttattcaggtaatgtttatttttgttgaacTGTATCAAAAACACCATCTTATCTTAATTGCACTGAATTAAAATCTTGTGCATCATTACACTTCATAAAATATTATCTGGGTTTTTAGCTGCAGCATTAACTATAGAAGTTGTTAAAGGCAATTACACAATAGATCTGATAATATTCTTACTGGTTTGTTTCTGGTTTCTAGTGAGAGCCTGTGAGCTGGTTCCAGATGCAGAAACATCTAGAAGAGAAAAATAGGTGCAAAAAAACCTTTGCATTGTTTAATATCCACTGTCTCATATTTAGCTACAAAACTCTATATAGTCCATACCTGTGGCTGCTACATCAGCAATTTCATAAACGTTATCATCagctattaaaacaaaaaataaaaatctttagaGGAAACGTTTaacttttgtccaaaaaaataaaaaataaaaaaatcaggtgtTAATTGATATCACAGACTGACCTGGAGGCTGAGTGGTGTCCTGATTTATTGTAGAAGGAGTCTGATATGCTGCATCTTCTCAACAAAGTACAGCAGTGGTGTGAGTTAAAATATTAGTGAAACATTAACATGTGGAAAAAGCACTCGAAGCAACATTATTTATCTGAAATAGCAAATACATCATGACATCAGGCTTTGTGTGGCTTATTGTGCTACAGACACAAATACTGAAAAtcaaaccttttttctttttgtggtaAAACAACATGATAATTACGATCATTATGATGACAAATGTGAAAGTCAAACTCAGTCCTATAATTACACCAGTAGCTGAAGAAGGTGAATCTGTATAAAAAAGAAGGGAACCTGATTATCTATTTAAACACCACATAGTGAAATTTAATTGTTACAAATCGAATTCATataagaagaaagaatttccTCACATCTGACTGAAATCCAGCTTTTCAgtgactctcctctctctggatgtttacagtggtagaaaccttcatctgactttGACACACTGCTGATGGTCATCACTCCTGTAGTCTGATTCTGGATGATTGaatcatttttatagaaatcaaTACCAGTTGAGATCTTTGTGTTTgatataaacagtgtaaagTCAGAGGATTTCCCTCAGTTACAGGATGGACAGGACTGTCAGGATCACATCACCATCTGTAGGAAGAgaaaagcaacaataaaaacacaaagtgtgTAAAAGTATAATTTTAACATGCAGACCTCTAATGAT encodes the following:
- the LOC124382537 gene encoding uncharacterized protein LOC124382537 isoform X2, which codes for MTISSVSKSDEGFYHCKHPERGESLKSWISVRYSPSSATGVIIGLSLTFTFVIIMIVIIMLFYHKKKKDAAYQTPSTINQDTTQPPADDNVYEIADVAATDVSASGTSSQALTRNQKQTNAGAGPSDVIYADIELKNQKKPKMKQGKSSKGDDTVYSELKQNTDEDAAAGPSDVTYAKIDLKKLKKPKKKQGKNNEGSDTLYSELKKNIDKDENVKPKYL
- the LOC124382537 gene encoding uncharacterized protein LOC124382537 isoform X1; protein product: MTISSVSKSDEGFYHCKHPERGESLKSWISVRYSPSSATGVIIGLSLTFTFVIIMIVIIMLFYHKKKKDAAYQTPSTINQDTTQPPADDNVYEIADVAATDVSASGTSSQALTRNQKQTNAGAGPSDVIYADIELKNQKKPKMKQGKSSKGDDTVYSELKQNTDEDAAAGPSDVTYAKIDLKKLKKPKKKQGKNNEGSDTLYSELKKNIDKEDENVKPKYL